A window of the Butyricimonas faecalis genome harbors these coding sequences:
- a CDS encoding PDDEXK nuclease domain-containing protein — MKETDKIYPADKGEEELLHNVRHILQEARAKVIHHVNSTLVRAYWQVGKYIVEYEQQGTDRAGYGKAVINTLSRRLVAEFGNGFTATNLRYMRQFYQCYPKYHTLCDKLSWSHCRTLLKVSGDAARDFYLHECVKENWSVRQLDRQINTLFYDRLLASRDKKAVKEEISRTEPGRVEPKEIIRDPYILEFLGIPQGEHFLETDLEQLLISRLQRLMLELGKGFAFVARQKRISFDDKHFYIDLVFYNYLARCFVLIDLKSGELTHQDLGQMQMYVNYYTRELMNPGDNPPVGIVLCAEKNDAVVRYTLPEDEKQVFAAQYMTYLPTQEELQTLLQEV, encoded by the coding sequence ATGAAAGAAACTGATAAAATATATCCTGCCGACAAAGGGGAGGAAGAGCTGCTGCATAATGTGCGCCATATCTTGCAGGAAGCGCGCGCGAAGGTGATACATCATGTCAATTCGACCCTCGTGAGGGCTTACTGGCAGGTAGGGAAATACATAGTGGAGTACGAGCAGCAGGGAACCGACCGTGCCGGATATGGCAAGGCTGTCATCAACACCCTTTCCAGGCGGCTCGTGGCGGAGTTCGGAAACGGGTTCACGGCCACCAACCTGCGGTACATGAGGCAGTTTTACCAGTGCTACCCGAAATATCACACGCTGTGTGATAAATTGAGCTGGTCGCATTGCCGCACGCTTCTCAAGGTGTCGGGCGATGCCGCCCGTGATTTTTACCTGCACGAGTGCGTCAAGGAAAACTGGAGTGTCCGGCAGCTCGACCGCCAAATCAACACGCTTTTCTATGACCGCCTGCTGGCCAGCCGAGACAAGAAAGCTGTGAAAGAGGAGATTTCCCGTACCGAACCCGGACGTGTCGAACCCAAAGAGATCATCCGCGACCCGTATATCCTGGAGTTTCTCGGTATCCCGCAGGGAGAGCATTTTCTGGAAACCGATCTGGAGCAACTGCTCATCAGCCGCTTGCAGCGCTTGATGCTCGAACTCGGGAAAGGCTTCGCCTTCGTCGCGCGACAGAAGCGTATCTCCTTCGATGACAAGCATTTCTACATCGACCTGGTCTTTTACAATTACCTGGCCCGTTGTTTCGTTTTAATAGACCTTAAATCCGGGGAGCTGACCCATCAGGATTTGGGGCAGATGCAGATGTATGTCAATTACTACACCCGTGAGTTGATGAATCCCGGGGATAACCCTCCGGTGGGTATCGTCCTCTGCGCGGAGAAAAACGACGCGGTCGTCCGTTATACGCTGCCCGAAGATGAAAAGCAGGTCTTCGCCGCCCAGTACATGACCTATCTTCCCACGCAGGAGGAGCTGCAAACACTCTTGCAGGAAGTGTGA
- a CDS encoding helix-turn-helix domain-containing protein: protein MFLDKEYFDGWMQRLSERLERIEKLCAGDVEQPLSILPDGERLLDNYDLCRMLNISKRTLQRYRTSGELPYEMIYHKTFYRESDVLRFIERNFSNFRKLKKDRPAGSG from the coding sequence ATGTTTCTGGACAAGGAATATTTCGACGGATGGATGCAGCGGCTCTCGGAACGGCTGGAACGTATCGAGAAGCTGTGCGCGGGGGACGTGGAGCAACCGCTTTCCATCCTGCCTGACGGGGAGCGTCTTCTGGACAATTACGACCTGTGCCGTATGCTCAATATCAGCAAGCGCACACTCCAGCGTTACCGCACCTCGGGAGAGCTGCCTTACGAGATGATCTATCACAAGACCTTCTACCGGGAATCGGACGTCCTGCGGTTCATCGAGCGTAACTTCAGTAATTTCCGCAAGCTGAAAAAGGATCGTCCTGCCGGTTCCGGTTAG
- a CDS encoding helix-turn-helix domain-containing protein, which translates to MKIIVIGSRAYNELVGRIEKIEAAIASLPEKGRAWNKEYINDEWMDGEQVCRYLGISGRTLQRLRSDHVITYSAINRKLYYSLTEIRRVLKERSVRRKNQPKE; encoded by the coding sequence ATGAAAATCATAGTGATCGGTTCGCGAGCCTATAACGAGCTTGTCGGGCGTATAGAGAAAATAGAGGCTGCAATCGCCTCTCTCCCTGAAAAGGGGCGTGCATGGAATAAGGAGTATATAAACGACGAATGGATGGACGGCGAGCAGGTCTGCCGTTACCTGGGTATCAGCGGGCGTACCCTTCAACGCCTCCGCTCGGATCACGTGATCACCTATTCGGCCATCAACCGGAAGCTGTATTATTCCCTCACGGAAATCCGCCGTGTGCTGAAGGAGCGTTCCGTGCGGCGCAAGAACCAACCAAAGGAGTAG
- a CDS encoding RteC domain-containing protein: protein MIAFIEKLNSEVLRSIERIESRDTDVLKKSLEASRVLGEAFDRLKQYIIGYRFQNDDEEIKFFKEIKPRLFCRLIYYRKLYNIEMNRPVGSIEAQREYLDAHVRAINAYTQKRLDFIRYFRSGATHLDSLYFLRGQTDTEQYLETFYYELDPQFSTNADFKVAKILANDMLSVYLMGELESLESTNLRNMVLPLSDVRPTWQDSKTDLTELIYLLDSKGCFGNVPLTQLASYISNAFNVHLDMNLSRTFCDMKIRNNPTPWLDKAKEALLKRMQTWKRNKKNGNSE from the coding sequence ATGATTGCATTTATAGAAAAATTAAACAGCGAAGTCCTGCGGAGTATCGAACGTATCGAATCGCGGGATACCGACGTGTTGAAAAAGTCGCTTGAAGCGTCACGTGTCCTGGGAGAAGCGTTCGACCGTTTGAAACAATATATCATCGGCTACCGTTTTCAAAACGATGACGAGGAAATAAAGTTCTTCAAAGAAATCAAACCCCGTCTTTTTTGCCGTCTGATCTATTACCGCAAGCTCTACAATATCGAGATGAACCGTCCGGTAGGAAGTATCGAGGCACAACGGGAGTACCTGGACGCCCATGTTCGGGCCATCAACGCGTACACGCAGAAACGCCTTGACTTTATCCGCTATTTCCGCAGCGGCGCTACACACCTGGACAGCCTCTATTTCCTGCGCGGGCAGACCGACACGGAGCAATACCTGGAAACCTTCTACTATGAACTCGACCCGCAGTTTTCGACAAACGCGGATTTCAAGGTGGCGAAAATCCTGGCCAACGATATGTTGTCGGTTTATCTTATGGGCGAATTGGAATCACTGGAGAGCACGAACCTCCGGAACATGGTTCTGCCATTGTCTGACGTGCGTCCGACATGGCAGGACTCGAAGACGGATCTGACGGAACTTATTTACCTGCTCGACAGTAAAGGCTGTTTCGGCAATGTGCCACTCACGCAACTTGCCAGCTACATTTCCAACGCTTTCAACGTACACCTCGACATGAACCTTTCGAGGACATTCTGCGATATGAAAATCCGAAACAACCCGACACCGTGGCTTGACAAGGCGAAAGAGGCCCTGCTTAAACGTATGCAGACGTGGAAGCGAAACAAGAAAAACGGCAATTCCGAGTAG
- a CDS encoding helix-turn-helix transcriptional regulator: MQTDLSIYNSLRPSFIEGVHAVKFNALSAVISRYRDYARSSEQIKAYSGDSLLMRDIASLLDEAPRPITGEYQDFTPFLLLLMLSEEFHAVHYVERLVTWYFGYCCVDELRTVCTILFQCSYPHHDTLRLRFKNYLREARKTLGMPVECNAAVMLKMLDASYEHLTPADVGEFEELLHLGDDYEFISRVKSNYLASDNVTELAGVCGYSSTITFRRRFQRVFGCSASSWLRQRRIERIGELLRTTHYTLQEIAYMCGFSAQSHFTDFCKRNMGSNPTSIRQEGRI, from the coding sequence ATGCAAACCGACTTATCCATTTACAACAGTCTTCGCCCTTCCTTTATAGAAGGCGTTCACGCCGTGAAGTTCAATGCTTTGTCGGCGGTCATATCGCGTTACCGGGATTATGCCCGCAGTTCCGAACAAATAAAAGCGTACTCGGGAGATTCTCTTCTGATGCGGGACATTGCCTCCTTGCTTGACGAAGCACCCCGTCCCATAACGGGGGAATACCAGGATTTCACCCCGTTCCTGCTTCTTCTGATGCTTTCGGAGGAGTTTCATGCCGTCCATTACGTCGAGCGTCTTGTAACGTGGTATTTCGGCTACTGTTGTGTCGATGAACTGCGGACGGTCTGCACCATTCTGTTCCAGTGTTCCTACCCGCATCACGACACGCTGCGGCTGCGGTTTAAGAATTACCTGCGTGAAGCCCGTAAGACATTGGGTATGCCCGTTGAATGTAACGCTGCTGTCATGCTGAAAATGCTCGACGCCTCTTATGAACATCTCACTCCCGCCGATGTCGGGGAGTTCGAGGAGCTGTTGCACCTGGGGGACGATTACGAGTTCATCTCCCGTGTCAAATCGAATTATCTTGCCTCGGATAACGTCACGGAACTCGCCGGGGTTTGCGGGTATTCCAGCACGATTACCTTCCGCCGGCGTTTCCAGCGGGTTTTCGGCTGCTCGGCCTCCTCGTGGTTACGTCAGCGCCGTATCGAACGTATCGGGGAGTTGCTGCGGACGACACACTACACGTTGCAGGAAATAGCCTACATGTGCGGTTTCTCCGCCCAATCCCACTTTACGGACTTTTGCAAGCGGAATATGGGGAGCAATCCCACTTCCATCCGCCAGGAAGGCCGGATCTGA
- a CDS encoding competence/damage-inducible protein A has translation MKAIIITIGDEILLGQILDTNSQYISKQLTRLGAEVANVLSIADQREEIWRWVDYAMKQAELVIVTGGLGPTKDDVTKKVLAEYFDTRLVMNEEVLRWIEKLLENGGMRMNEGNRSQAILPESAKVLYNRKGTASGMWFERDGKILVSLPGVPFEMEDLMIQRVIPELQRLYPHLHLDYRMLKVYDIPESELALLLERWEEHLPEGFSLAYLPSPGFVKLRLTAKGDQVFNLDARYDSLKEALEGQRYTEGENGGTERELGELLMLKGKTIATAESCTGGNIATQLTSIAGASAYFKGSVVAYANDVKERVLGVRPETLEQFGAVSEPVVRQMAEGVRRLIGTDYAVSTSGIAGPTGGTVEKPVGTVWIGVAGPERTIARKFVFSFTRERNIGKATMKAIEMVIEEVRNGAVNK, from the coding sequence ATGAAAGCTATTATTATTACTATCGGGGATGAAATTTTGCTGGGGCAAATTCTGGACACGAATTCACAATATATTTCAAAGCAATTGACTCGCTTGGGTGCCGAAGTGGCGAATGTTTTGTCTATAGCCGATCAGCGGGAGGAGATTTGGCGGTGGGTGGATTACGCGATGAAACAGGCGGAACTGGTTATCGTGACCGGGGGATTGGGACCGACAAAGGATGACGTGACGAAAAAGGTGTTGGCAGAATATTTTGATACACGCTTGGTGATGAATGAAGAGGTGTTGAGATGGATCGAGAAGTTGTTGGAGAACGGGGGAATGAGGATGAACGAGGGGAATCGTAGTCAGGCTATCTTACCGGAATCGGCCAAGGTGCTATACAATCGCAAAGGAACGGCTTCCGGGATGTGGTTTGAAAGGGACGGAAAGATATTGGTGTCTCTGCCGGGTGTTCCTTTTGAGATGGAGGATTTGATGATTCAGCGTGTGATTCCGGAATTGCAGCGTTTGTACCCACATTTGCATCTGGATTACAGGATGTTGAAAGTGTATGATATCCCGGAATCGGAGTTGGCTCTTTTGTTGGAGAGATGGGAAGAACATTTGCCGGAAGGGTTCAGCCTAGCTTACCTGCCGTCGCCGGGATTTGTGAAGTTGCGTCTGACGGCTAAGGGAGATCAGGTTTTTAACTTGGATGCTCGCTATGATAGCTTGAAAGAGGCTCTTGAAGGACAACGTTATACGGAAGGAGAGAATGGTGGGACGGAACGGGAACTTGGAGAATTACTGATGTTGAAAGGAAAGACGATTGCCACGGCAGAAAGTTGTACGGGTGGAAATATTGCGACTCAGCTCACGTCGATAGCTGGGGCTTCGGCGTACTTCAAGGGAAGTGTGGTGGCGTATGCCAATGACGTGAAGGAACGAGTGTTGGGAGTTCGTCCTGAAACTTTAGAACAATTCGGGGCGGTTAGTGAACCTGTAGTACGACAGATGGCAGAAGGAGTTCGTCGTTTAATCGGGACGGATTATGCCGTTTCTACTTCCGGTATTGCCGGGCCAACCGGAGGTACGGTGGAAAAACCGGTAGGAACCGTGTGGATTGGGGTTGCCGGACCGGAAAGAACGATTGCCCGCAAGTTCGTATTCTCGTTTACCCGTGAAAGAAATATTGGTAAGGCCACGATGAAGGCAATTGAAATGGTTATCGAAGAAGTGCGTAACGGGGCTGTAAATAAATGA
- a CDS encoding M48 family metallopeptidase, whose amino-acid sequence MSSEIIFSIIVVFLCLDFMLERVLESLNSKHMSPVLPDSLKGIYDEKEYSRFQSYKRENGRLDCWSSGVGFGVMIVFLVAGGFGWYNSWVVSLTDSVVWQTIFFVMGLSVASTVLDIPFDYYATFRIEEKYGFNKTTRRVYWLDAVKELFLSLVLGGVLLALVVWFYTWAGTYFWLYAWGAVTLFSVFMAMFYSQLIVPLFNKQTPLQEGSLRDKIQNFAEKVGFKLDNIYVIDGSKRSTKANAYFTGLGPKKRVVLYDTLIDELTEEEIVAVLAHEVGHYKKRHTLRSMVVSVIQMGVLFWLFSLCVNNAALSEALGGDRAYFQLGLIAFAILYSPVNLILGIGMNVWSRSNEYEADAFAARYYEGDYLVSGLKKISVKSLSNLTPHPLYEYIYYSHPSLLKRIDAIKRIHK is encoded by the coding sequence ATGAGTTCCGAAATTATATTTTCTATCATTGTTGTTTTCCTGTGTTTGGATTTCATGTTGGAGAGAGTATTGGAGTCTTTGAATTCCAAACACATGTCTCCCGTCTTACCTGATAGTTTGAAGGGAATTTATGACGAGAAGGAGTACAGTCGTTTTCAATCCTACAAGCGGGAAAATGGGCGGTTGGATTGTTGGAGTTCCGGGGTCGGATTTGGCGTGATGATTGTATTTCTTGTGGCAGGAGGTTTCGGGTGGTATAATAGTTGGGTGGTTTCTCTGACGGATAGTGTGGTTTGGCAAACGATTTTTTTCGTGATGGGGCTTTCCGTGGCTTCTACCGTGTTGGATATACCTTTTGATTATTACGCGACTTTCAGAATAGAGGAAAAGTATGGTTTTAACAAAACGACGAGGCGGGTTTACTGGTTGGATGCGGTGAAAGAGTTGTTCCTTTCGTTGGTGCTGGGTGGGGTGTTATTGGCGCTTGTGGTGTGGTTCTACACGTGGGCAGGGACTTATTTCTGGCTGTATGCTTGGGGAGCTGTTACTCTGTTTTCCGTGTTTATGGCCATGTTTTACTCGCAGCTGATCGTGCCTTTGTTTAACAAGCAGACTCCTTTACAAGAAGGTTCGTTGAGGGATAAGATACAGAATTTTGCGGAAAAAGTCGGGTTTAAATTGGATAATATATACGTGATTGACGGGTCGAAACGCTCCACGAAAGCAAATGCTTATTTCACGGGGCTGGGGCCTAAGAAGCGGGTCGTGTTGTATGATACGCTGATTGACGAGTTGACGGAAGAGGAAATTGTGGCCGTGTTGGCTCATGAGGTCGGGCATTACAAGAAACGGCATACGTTGCGTTCTATGGTGGTTTCCGTGATACAAATGGGGGTGCTTTTCTGGTTGTTTTCCTTGTGCGTGAATAACGCGGCATTGTCAGAGGCACTGGGTGGAGATCGGGCATACTTCCAGTTGGGATTAATCGCTTTTGCCATTTTGTATTCTCCCGTGAATTTGATTTTAGGAATCGGTATGAACGTGTGGTCTCGGAGTAACGAGTACGAGGCAGATGCTTTCGCGGCCCGATATTACGAGGGTGATTATCTGGTGTCCGGTTTGAAGAAAATATCGGTGAAGTCATTAAGTAACTTGACGCCCCATCCCTTGTACGAGTATATCTATTATTCTCACCCATCGTTATTGAAACGGATAGATGCAATAAAACGTATTCACAAATAA
- a CDS encoding zinc-dependent metalloprotease yields the protein MRKILLAVVALSLLAGSTAQAFPFKKKKKKAKTEQTATPPAPKESAFDKQVKGAKHLPGVIDAYYTPKGILMWAIQARNLDKIYLIANRLSETSAPTDFVAGQMIDDPFMVRFSTDSTNVYMHSVLCEDVLREGDPIAPSFKRNFNDPIMKTFEVKASKGDTLLIDVTAFFGRDEKCITPMASSPMTGKKPSAMFDPSASRIKEVKNFPRNMEISSQMNYNGQNSPLTLVVRRSVVELDKDPMPMRYKDRRVGYFSTPRNFYTSDKDRVEDFEFIHRWRIEPKDMAAYLRGELVEPVKPIVFYVDNAFPEKWRGAVKQGIEDWNIAFEKAGFKNVVIAKDYPTDDPNFDPDDIRYNCVRYAVTPTANAMGPSYVDPRCGEILVADVIWYHNVVSLVHDWRFVQTGAVDPRVRTEVFSDDVMNESLRYVASHEIGHTLGLMHNMGASYSFPVDSLRSPSFTKKYGTTPSIMDYARNNYVAQPGDYERGVNLVPPVLGVYDIYAINWGYRIIPNANTPEAEVATLNSWIEEKSDDPMYRFGAQQFPQTLDPTDQTEDLGNDHVKANSLCIKNLKIIMSNLEQWCSKPGASYKDIKMYYNGILSQYQRMLGHVLAYPGGVEFSDLVQDGKGGVAKKYIPKDKQQEAIKWLVNEVTTCTKWLITNDLREKLELNPNMYDKLQYAVVGKIFNAGTLGSIYEGERSGQKDAYKLDAYVNDAYKLLMAPTLASRSLSHEEMNLQTALVSIASQLSGLQAAPAAAAPKRLTSIDPTEALATLENSVNSQHKLCSHASCNLGEYDYFRLTMNAATLPASVGRPAMLSLLKKVQALYKEKRGTGNATTRAFYDYQIMTIDKLFKD from the coding sequence ATGAGGAAAATTTTACTCGCGGTTGTCGCCCTGTCATTACTTGCAGGATCCACGGCACAAGCTTTCCCATTCAAGAAAAAAAAGAAAAAAGCGAAAACCGAACAAACCGCAACACCTCCTGCACCTAAAGAATCCGCTTTCGACAAGCAAGTGAAAGGAGCTAAACACCTACCGGGTGTTATTGATGCCTATTACACCCCGAAAGGAATTTTAATGTGGGCTATCCAAGCTCGTAACTTGGACAAAATTTACTTGATCGCCAACCGTCTTTCTGAAACCAGTGCCCCCACCGATTTCGTGGCAGGTCAGATGATCGACGATCCGTTCATGGTACGTTTCTCTACAGATTCCACGAACGTGTACATGCACTCCGTGCTTTGCGAAGACGTGCTAAGAGAAGGTGATCCGATTGCTCCCTCTTTCAAACGAAACTTCAATGATCCGATCATGAAAACGTTCGAAGTGAAAGCCTCCAAGGGAGACACGTTATTGATCGACGTGACTGCATTCTTCGGACGAGATGAAAAATGTATTACCCCGATGGCTTCCAGTCCAATGACAGGTAAAAAACCAAGTGCCATGTTCGACCCTTCCGCATCTCGTATAAAAGAGGTGAAAAACTTCCCCCGCAACATGGAAATCTCCTCTCAAATGAACTACAACGGACAAAACAGCCCTCTTACCCTTGTTGTTCGTCGTTCTGTTGTTGAGTTGGACAAAGATCCCATGCCCATGCGTTACAAAGACAGACGTGTCGGTTATTTCAGCACTCCCCGGAACTTCTACACGAGCGACAAAGACCGCGTGGAAGATTTCGAATTCATCCACCGTTGGAGAATCGAGCCAAAAGACATGGCCGCCTACTTGCGCGGAGAACTCGTGGAACCGGTAAAACCGATCGTATTCTACGTGGACAACGCTTTCCCTGAAAAATGGAGAGGTGCCGTAAAACAAGGTATCGAGGACTGGAACATCGCTTTCGAAAAAGCAGGTTTCAAAAATGTAGTTATCGCCAAAGATTACCCGACCGATGATCCTAACTTCGACCCGGACGACATTCGTTATAACTGCGTGCGTTACGCCGTAACACCTACTGCTAATGCAATGGGACCGAGTTATGTGGACCCTCGTTGCGGTGAGATTCTCGTGGCTGACGTGATTTGGTATCACAACGTGGTTTCTCTTGTACACGACTGGCGTTTCGTTCAGACAGGAGCCGTTGACCCTCGCGTTCGTACAGAAGTATTCAGCGATGATGTGATGAATGAATCTTTGCGTTACGTGGCATCACACGAAATCGGACACACGTTAGGTCTGATGCACAACATGGGAGCAAGCTACTCTTTCCCCGTGGACTCTTTGCGCAGCCCGTCGTTCACGAAAAAATACGGAACCACCCCGAGTATCATGGACTATGCCCGTAACAACTACGTGGCTCAACCCGGTGACTACGAACGCGGTGTAAACCTAGTTCCGCCCGTTTTAGGAGTATATGACATTTACGCTATCAACTGGGGTTACCGAATCATTCCGAACGCAAACACCCCGGAAGCCGAAGTGGCAACATTAAACAGCTGGATCGAAGAAAAATCTGACGATCCGATGTATCGTTTTGGGGCACAGCAATTCCCGCAGACACTTGACCCGACAGACCAGACTGAAGATTTAGGGAATGATCACGTGAAAGCCAATTCACTTTGCATCAAGAACCTCAAAATCATCATGAGCAACTTGGAACAATGGTGTAGCAAGCCGGGAGCCTCCTACAAAGACATAAAAATGTATTATAATGGAATCCTAAGCCAGTACCAACGGATGCTCGGTCACGTACTAGCCTACCCCGGTGGTGTTGAATTCTCAGACCTCGTACAAGACGGCAAAGGTGGTGTAGCTAAAAAATACATCCCGAAAGACAAACAGCAAGAAGCAATCAAATGGTTAGTAAACGAGGTAACTACCTGCACGAAGTGGTTGATCACGAATGACCTGAGAGAAAAATTGGAATTAAATCCGAACATGTATGATAAATTACAATACGCAGTGGTAGGTAAGATCTTCAACGCGGGCACTCTTGGTAGTATATACGAGGGAGAACGTTCCGGTCAAAAAGACGCTTACAAACTTGATGCTTATGTAAATGACGCTTACAAATTACTCATGGCTCCGACTCTTGCATCCCGTTCACTTTCACACGAAGAAATGAACTTGCAAACAGCTTTAGTAAGCATTGCCAGCCAACTGAGTGGCCTTCAAGCTGCCCCCGCAGCCGCAGCACCGAAAAGACTTACTTCTATCGATCCGACCGAGGCATTGGCAACTTTAGAAAACAGCGTAAATAGCCAACATAAACTTTGTAGCCATGCTTCATGTAACCTGGGAGAATATGACTACTTCCGCTTGACAATGAATGCTGCAACACTTCCTGCATCCGTAGGACGTCCTGCCATGTTATCATTGTTGAAAAAAGTACAAGCTCTTTACAAGGAAAAACGGGGAACTGGAAATGCCACTACCCGTGCATTCTATGATTACCAAATCATGACTATCGACAAGTTATTCAAAGACTAG
- a CDS encoding fumarate hydratase — protein sequence MAEFKYQEPFPIQKDSTEYRLLTKDYVKTIEVEGRKILKIQKEGLELLAREAYTDVSFYLRASHLQKLANILKDPEASDNDKFVAHTMLMNQVVAAAGELPTCQDTGTAIAIGKKGENVWTDGNDAEAISKGVFETYRDHNLRYSQVVPYTMFDEKNSGTNLPAQIDLYATQGNKYEFLFITKGGGSANKTFLYQQTKALLTEEALTKFIKDKVKDLGTSACPPYHLAVVIGGTSAEACLTTVKKASAGYYDNLPTEGNDGGQAFRDLEWESKIQKICQDMGIGAQFGGKYWVHDVRVIRMPRHAASCPVGIGVSCSADRNIKAKITEDGIFLEQLEKNPARFLPAENPALAPAVNIDLDQPMEEVLKELRKYPVKTRLNLSGTLIVARDIAHARIKAMLDEGKPMPEYFKNHPIYYAGPAKTPKGMASGSFGPTTAGRMDPYVDLFQDHGGSMIMVAKGNRSQAVTDACKKHGGFYLGSIGGPAAILAKESIKSVEIVAFEELGMEAIRKIRVENFPAFIIVDDKGNDFFAEWAH from the coding sequence ATGGCAGAATTCAAGTATCAAGAACCATTTCCAATTCAAAAAGACAGTACTGAATATCGCTTACTGACAAAAGACTACGTGAAAACCATTGAAGTGGAAGGACGCAAAATATTGAAAATTCAAAAAGAAGGGCTTGAATTACTTGCCCGTGAAGCCTATACAGATGTTTCTTTTTACCTACGCGCCTCACACTTGCAAAAATTGGCCAATATACTAAAAGATCCCGAAGCCAGTGATAATGACAAATTCGTAGCGCATACCATGTTGATGAACCAAGTGGTTGCCGCTGCAGGAGAACTCCCCACTTGTCAAGACACGGGTACCGCTATCGCAATCGGCAAGAAAGGAGAAAACGTGTGGACCGATGGTAATGATGCGGAAGCCATCAGCAAGGGAGTCTTCGAAACTTACCGAGATCATAACCTACGTTATTCCCAAGTAGTTCCCTACACCATGTTCGACGAGAAAAACAGTGGTACAAACCTACCGGCTCAAATCGACCTATATGCCACTCAAGGGAATAAATACGAGTTCCTCTTCATCACCAAAGGCGGTGGCTCTGCAAACAAGACATTCTTGTACCAACAAACCAAAGCCCTGTTGACCGAGGAAGCACTGACCAAATTCATCAAGGACAAAGTGAAAGACTTGGGGACATCAGCCTGTCCTCCCTACCATTTGGCAGTAGTTATAGGTGGGACCTCTGCCGAGGCCTGTCTGACAACCGTGAAAAAAGCTTCCGCGGGATATTACGACAATCTTCCGACCGAAGGAAATGATGGCGGTCAGGCATTCCGCGATCTGGAATGGGAATCCAAAATTCAGAAAATCTGCCAAGACATGGGCATTGGGGCCCAATTCGGTGGTAAATACTGGGTACACGACGTGCGTGTCATCCGTATGCCTCGTCATGCGGCATCCTGCCCCGTGGGTATCGGTGTAAGTTGTAGTGCAGACCGGAACATCAAAGCTAAAATCACGGAAGACGGTATCTTCTTGGAACAATTGGAAAAGAACCCGGCTCGTTTCTTACCGGCAGAGAACCCCGCATTAGCACCTGCCGTGAACATCGATCTCGACCAACCGATGGAAGAAGTATTGAAAGAACTAAGAAAATATCCGGTTAAAACCCGTCTGAACTTATCCGGGACACTTATCGTTGCTCGCGATATCGCACACGCCCGCATCAAAGCCATGCTAGATGAAGGCAAACCCATGCCGGAATACTTTAAGAATCATCCGATTTACTATGCTGGACCTGCTAAAACCCCGAAAGGAATGGCTTCCGGAAGTTTCGGACCTACCACGGCAGGACGCATGGACCCCTACGTTGATCTATTCCAAGACCATGGCGGTTCAATGATCATGGTTGCCAAAGGAAACCGTTCACAAGCCGTTACAGACGCTTGTAAAAAACACGGTGGATTCTACCTGGGATCAATCGGTGGACCGGCAGCCATCTTGGCTAAGGAAAGCATCAAATCAGTAGAAATCGTTGCCTTTGAAGAATTGGGAATGGAAGCAATCCGGAAAATACGGGTAGAAAACTTCCCCGCGTTCATCATCGTGGATGACAAGGGAAATGACTTCTTTGCCGAATGGGCACACTAA
- the rd gene encoding rubredoxin codes for MKKYICTVCSYIYDPAVGDPDGGIAPGTAFEDIPEDWVCPLCGVGKEDFEPVEE; via the coding sequence ATGAAAAAGTACATTTGCACAGTATGTAGTTATATCTACGATCCGGCAGTTGGTGATCCAGATGGTGGAATCGCACCTGGAACTGCATTTGAGGATATTCCGGAAGATTGGGTTTGTCCGCTTTGTGGTGTTGGTAAAGAGGATTTCGAACCGGTAGAAGAGTGA